tgttgcctaagggagttttcattttctttgcacggaaatttcattttccattttttgagtgtcAGAAATGAGTTTGTTTtctgaaggacctaccatatatttgttgcaaaattggaccaaatcaattttataaaatactaggccatatttaatgcataattgaccaaatggttggtgTCAAAAGacttgatccacctctggtgaaaaagacaaatttctgccgattcagtaggaagcgggtcaaatttgaactgcagctgcctcatagtttgctctttatttttttccaaaaatcatttataggtaaataagtatctatttaatcagataaacatcaaaagttttccaacaTTCAACCACTAGTTTGCAACGGTCAAGCccgtcgttttgaccgcattttgaaacgggcataaaaaattcatggcatagtttgctcaaatgatctcatatagtgcacaagggtgcatcttgcaATAAcgaacaatgtttcctaagggagTTTTTATTTTATGTGGACAAAAAACCAATTTTCCATTTTCTTTAGTGCccaaaatgaggtttttttgaagaacctaccatatatttgttgcaaaattggaccaaatcaaatttctaaaatactaggGCATATTTAATGtataattgaccaaatggttgggtgtaaaaagtttttgatccacctctcgtaaaaaagacaaatttctgcatattcatttttcatttttcgagtgcccaaagtgagttttttttgtgaataACCTAACAAATATTTTTTGTAAAAAGACTTCTTCATTTTTCAAGAATATTAGACCATATTTTATGAACAATTTTGTATACACTAGAAACATTTTTTATAGATATTAAAATGTTCTAGTTACATCATTAACATTTTTAATAAATATTTTGATGTCTAATGTTTTGATCACATGTCTACATTTTTAAGACACATTGTACATATTGTTTATATATGTTTAAATTTTTTTCAAGTACATGATTAACATATTTTCATATATTCCCGACAAGAAAACATCTTTTCATACATACGTTTTGATGTCTATCTTTGTTtttacacattgtacatttttgtaTACATATAAAACATTGTTGATATTGGTTAGAAAAATTTAAATACATAAAAAACTTGTTATTTTTCCATTTTCATTGGGCCGAATATATGTTTTTTTGAGTAATATGAGGGCATCCCACATTTCTTCCTGGATGGGCCGAGGCCTACATGGCACACATTTTTTTTTAAAGAAGGTGGCCTCGTTCCACCGAGGCCCAAGCCCACCTTGAGCGACACCTTAAGTACCAATGCATCCACGTTCACAACCTCATGACCATTTATATTGGTCGTAATCAGGTAGAAATAAGGTCGTTGACCACTCTTGTGTACTTTATGACCATTTGGTGTAAGGCACTTTCAGGGTTTGAGCCCTTCCAAGCGAAATGGTCGTGGATTTACGACCAATTCAGCCGGGTCACTAAGAGAAGGTCataagttgacatatttcttgtagtgtttgtgcaaatttgaattttgatcaTTTCAAATTTGGCCTACATGGAGGCCAAGCTCCATTGAGTAGTTTCGGTTAAAATTGCACTCTTATATGCTTATTCTTTGCATATTGAATACATTAATTTCAGTGCCAAGTTTTTAAAATTCTTTTTATTTCCCTTTGAAGGGCAACAAATTCATTCTTTCTTAGAAAAAAATCATTATTTCgatttttttagtttttatttcatataattttttctTTAAGGGTAATAGCACTGCTATTAATTCATTCCTTCTTAAGAAACTTCTTGCAAAATTCCGCTATTATATGTTTATGCTTGCATATTATAGAAACGTAATTCCTGCGTTTATTACGTGTAAATTTtgtcatttttattttattttcttccttgAGAATAATACTAATGATAGTAATTAATTCTTACTTTGAAATTTTTATTATTttgatttattttttatttcattTCATTTCTTATTTAAGGGTATATCAATGCCCCTAAATCATTCCTTATCATGAAACTTCTTTTGCAAAAAGTTCACTATTATATGCTTGTTCTTCCATATGATAAGAACATGAAAAAAAATTATGTGCAAATTTTGTCATGATTTGCTTTAAATGGTTACaatttctttcttcttaaagaaaggtaataccaatgccactaattcaatTTTCCTTATAAAACTTTATTATTTTGATtgtgtttttttttgtttctttaaGGGTAAATATTAATGCCACTAATTGGTTCTTTCTTAGGAAACTTCTTTGTTGCGGAAATCCCACTATTATATgtttattcttgcatattatgAAAAAACACAATTTGTGTACATATTTTATGCAAATTTTACCACTATTTGTTTTAGTTTGTCATCTAGAAAGGTAATAACAATGCCACTAATTAATCTTCCCaagaaaacttcattattttgattttatttttatttcagTTTTCCGTTTAGAAAACTTCACATCTTATAAGCATGCCTACATCGTTGATCATCATCCTCATGTGAAGATTTATTGAGCTCTAACTCTAATACCTGCGTTGGATGGCACAACACGTCCAAACCGCGTGGTCCGGACGGTTGCAGGAGGTTTGAGGGTCGACGTTGAAGATGCCCTAATAATATTGCAAGCCCGAAGTACATTTTTCGGAAAAGAAGGGATAAGTAGGTTTACGATAATTAGAGGACCCCGTATAAAGACGTgacccgcaaaataaccgccaaaataCGGGTCGGCGCGGAAAATGCTATGCAATCAGACCTGCAAACACGTCTGACCCGTAATTTTTTTTGCGGGGCGCGGCAAAAGTTTGCCCTCAACCTTTAGATTCACGGGATGGGAGGCCGACCCAAGCTCGCCCCCTATCCGCAGCGAGATTTGGTGCGAGGGAAATTTTCGCACGGCCGTTCCCGCTCCCCACCCCTCGGCCGCCATTGCCCCGCCACCGCCCGCTCAGATCCATCTTCCCCAGCCGTTCTTCGGCACCATGGAAGCCTCCCAGCCGTCCCCCGTCACCGTGGAGGTCGTGCATGCCCAATCGCCTCTTGCGGATCTCGTCGCTGGTCATGTCACCCCCGCCGTCGCTCAAGGCACCACCACGCCTGCCCGCCAGCGGCAGGGCAACATGGTCGTGCAGGGCGGGAATCCGGCTGGCCCCGCCGGGAAGGCACGCGCGCCGGGCGCCACCGCTGTTGCTTGATCAGCCCGGCCGCTGGCGGAGAAGGTGGGCAAGGTTTCGAGCGTGAAGCGCAAGAAGGTTCCTACAAAAAGGCCGACGCCTTcagccccccctcccccccccccccccccggcaataGGTTCCCCGGTGATGCGGGTCGACGCGGGCTGCGGCTGAGCAGACCCCGCGTAACCGACCCGCAAATCAGTTCTTCCATAAGGTGTGCAGTGTACTTAAACAACCAGTTGGAGTTGAAGACACACATTTAATTAAAACAACAAGCTCGCAATATAAACTGTGGCACTGTAGCAACAAAGACATCTTTGTTTCCCCTTTTGCAAGGCGACTAGGGCGCAGCTTCCTCCTATCTATCTCAGCCGGTGAGCCCGTGGATTCTCTTCCTCTACCTGCCACTCTAGTGGCCGGTGGTGGGGAGGGCGATCCTAGTGCCTCGGCTCTGAATAGTAGATAATTAGGGTTTAAATCCTCTCAAGGGCTGTGCTCGGACAAATGACGATTCTTCATCTTTGAGTCAGTTTTTCGGGCACCGATCCTCTTTGAGTTTGTTCGACAGGATGGATTAGATGGAGCTCCGATGTAGAATTCTGCTAGCTCCTCGCAGTGGCGAGGTTAGGGTTTCACGCCGTGCATGCACGGTGTCTAGATTTGGTGTAAGGTTCTTCAGACTGATTAAAGGGTCTAACGGCAACGGCTACGGCTTTGTGGCGTTGGTCCTTAGAGTCACATGCACGAAAACTTCTCGATTGTCATCGGCAAGGGCTGGCTAGCTTTGATATGGAAGTGGCGCCAGCAACATGTTCTGGTGGTTTGGCGTTATAGTCGTGGTCGGTTGTTCAAAAATgtcgatataatttttgttatgtTCGGGATATTTTGTACTCATGGTGAATCTTTATAATAGATCCGAGTCATTTAAAAAAAACAGAGCAAGCATAATAATTGCCACTTTCCACCATGTGCCACCTCCACACATGTCGCGGCGTCACACACACATACTTCTCGCTCCACTGCCCCCTGAGCCAGAGCTCGGCAAGCCATGGCCATCCCACCGCAGCACAGCAGGGGCAGCAGAGCTATCACGACGAAGCCTTTCGCTGCTGTGAGAGAAAGGAAGTCCAGGCTGAACTACACTGTCGCGGCCAAGAACCTGGGCAAGCTGGAGCCCAGGCAGCTCGCCCTCCGACTCCGACAGCTCGCGGCGTGCCTCCTCGTCCTCGTCGCTTGCGCAGGCGCGGCCAAGCTCCTCTCCACGCTGCTCTCGCCACGGGTCCCCTGTAAGTAATCGATCATCAGACCCCCTACAGATCGAGGCATCTTAGTTGGGTTTCCTCGGTGCTGGGGAAGGGGAATAATCGCGCCGGCGACGAGGCCGAAGGTGGGGCGGATCGACCAAGAATCGTCCATCCTTTGAGGTTCCGAGTTTTCTTGATTTCCCATCCATCTGATCTGGATAGTGTCACTGTTTGTATCTTCAGGGATCGAGCCAGGGTCCAGGGCGGCGAGTTCTTGGGACCGCCGTGCTAATGTGGATGCAGATGTACCACAAGGGCATAGTACCTCTCCGGTTCTTGCAAAATCCGGCAGTGATCCATCAGAAAGTTCACCAGAGTTAGGTGAGGAAAAGAGGCATGCATTCCATTTATCATTTCCCATGTTCAGCTACAGTTGCATGTTTCGAAATCCAGAGAGTGGCACCAGCAAGTGTCCTGGACTACGCCCAGGACACTGTTAGCATCCAGTGGCAGTGCAAGGCAAGTACTACTGTGTTGTGCAtttttgggtttgggtttttctgATCTGAGGCCCCACATTCAGTCCCATAATTGACATGTCCCTCAATTATACATGCATTGGCTGGTATATATGATGATGTAGTGGAGTATGCTGGAGTCATTGCTCTGAGTTTGGTGCTTCTATAGTACTTGTACTGTTTTCAGATTGTGGCTGAGATCTGTAAGGATATTGGATTCAGTCATTGGAAGCAGCTGCCTATCCTAATTCTTATCTTTCTCTCAACAGAAACTGAAATTCAAGGCACTAATTTGCAAagtaatactccctctgtcccataatataagaacgtttttgacactagagcagtgtcaaaaacgctagtgttaaaaacgttcttatattatgggacggagggagtagtacaataCAATAATTTTCTGTACCCCGTCTGCACATACTCTAAGTTATCCTTTCCCCTCTTCATCCAGACTTGAATGTTTCAAAATTCAGAGTGGCATTAGCGAAGTGTCTTGGGACCACAACATACTCCGCTACACCGCTTGCTAGCATTCAGTGGGAGTACAAGGGAAGTACTGTGTTGTGCATGTCTAAGGCTGTATTGGGATTTTTTGATCCGGGCCCCAGCTTGAAGAAGCAGTTTCCTTTTCTAGTGCTTATTTCCTCTCAAACATAGGTTCAAATTTGATTGAAACAAAATAATTTTCTGTTCCCCTTCTCATTCTAGGTCATgaatctttttttttttgcgaggatCTAGATCAAGGGTCTGGTTCCAAGTGTTCTAGGTAAAATGGTATTCATAATCATTGGCTAGTGGTAAATTAATATAGTTGGCTCTTCGTAGTTCTAACATAAGGGATTGGTATTGGGATTAGAATATGGGTAAGTGCTAGAACACTTAGAAATGGTGACCATGGAAATCGACAATTTATTGGACTTTACAGTGTCGAATTTCGTGAAAAACGCAATGTATGTATTCTGAATGATAACTAGGAAATGCCGTATGCTAGCGCTGTAGGTGATACTCAGCTAACTTTTCATGCAGACTATGATATCTCCCAGGACATGCTCATTTTTACTACACGATATGTATTTTTGTTCACTGGTTATCTTTGCTAATGTTGACTGTTGTTTACTGTTCAGTGTTGCCCGTCGTGGATCCTGAACTTAGAAGTGACAGTGTCAAGATTAAGACATATCAGAAAATAAATTAGGGAAAGAGGGACAATATGCATCCTCCCCAGAGTCCATTCCCCATCTTGAAATGGATGGCTCTTACAGCAAATCTCCACAGTCAGGTCAGATAACAGCCATATACAAAATATTAAAGATTTGGCAACAAATTTTCCTTATGCTAACATGGAGATGGTACTGATTTTCTTTTCCAGCAACAGTTGCAGAGATTGAAGTTCCAAAGCCTAAGGGTAGTATCAGTTGTGATGATAAGACAAAAGATGAAGGCTTCCCCTATGCAAGGCCAATTGTCTGCAAGATGTCCGGCGACGTTCGGATTGCTCCAGGAAGCTCATCAGTCATTCTAACTATGCCGCTGTATCAAAGCGCGGAAGGGCGACGCGTTAGGCCATATGCTCGCCATGATGATTCATTGCCGCCTCTTGTGAGAGAAGTGGCCATTAAAACAGTTGCAAATGGAAGTGACGCTCCTGAATGCAGCGTCAGACACGGCGACATACCGGCAGTGGTCTTCTCGGTCGGCGGCTACACCGGAAACTTCTTCCACGACATGTCAGACGTGCTGATCCCACTGTACCTGACTTCATTCCAGTTCAAAGGGAGGGTGCAGTTCTTCGTCACCGACTACAAGCAGTGGTGGGTCAAGAAGTATAAACCGATTCTACAGAGACTGTCGCGCTACGACATTGTCGATTTCGACTCGAACGATGATGTTCACTGCTTCCACCATGTGATCCTTGGACTGCTGAGGGATAGGGACCTGATCATACGCCGGCATCGTACAAGAAACCCGAAGGGACACTCCATGGTGGGATTCAAAAGACTCCTGCGCCGCGCCTACGGTCTCCGAAGGGACAGGCCTCTGGCCCTCGGCGAAAACCCCGGCAAAAAGCCGAGGATGCTGATCATATCTCGCCGAGGGACACGGAGGCTCCTGAACCTGCACCAGGTGGAGGCTATGGCGACATTGGTAGGATTCGACGTAACGGTCTCCGAGGCCAGGGACAACGGCATCAAGAGGTTCGCAGAGACGGTGAACTCTTGCGACGTGCTGGTGGCGGTGCACGGTGCTGGCCTGACCAACCAGGTGTTCCTCCCGGCGCGGGCGGTGGTGGTTCAGATCGTGCCGTGGGGCGGAATGGAGTGGATGGCCACCAACTTCTACGGTGAGCCGGCGCGAGGCATGGGCCTGCGGTACCTCGAGTACCGCATCACCGGAGAGGAGAACAGCCTAGCCGGGCGATACCCGAGGGACCATGCCGTGTTCAGGGACCCCATGGCCATCCATGCACAGGGGTGGAAGGCGCTGGCGGAGGTGGTGATGACGCAGGACGTGAGCCTCGATCTTGACAGATTCAGGCCTACACTCCTACGTGCCCTGGACCTTCTTCAAGATTAAGTTCATGTATCCTTCTTGATTCTTTTTCTTCCGAGGTAAATAGagcgcatgcatgcatgtattggaCAGTTTTGTATAGACTGGATTACTGTGTTCATAGTAATGGAAATGTTACACGAAATGGAATTGAATAAACCTTTGTTAGGCCATCATGCAGTAATGATTCTCTCACTGCATGCCATCTGTCTCAATTCCTCCAACGAATCACTAGAAAGCCAGAGAATTTTATTACTCTAGTTCCCAAACATATCTCGTGAGATCATCATCAGTACTAGATGATGGCCCTCAACTCTCAGACGCAGCACTGATCTATTCATCTCTCTTATGACCTCTTATGTAATGTAGTACGTATTTGCAAATTGCAAAAGCTATATGTGTTCATGCCATGgtcggtggcggtggcggtgggAGGGATGGGAGTGGCGGGAGGGGTGGGAGTGGCGGCGGTAGGGATGGCGATGGCGGTGGCGGTGGGGATGGGGCTGGGCTCTCGGGGGGGCAGTGGGGGTGGCAGGCGGGGCAATTGGCCTGGCACTCTTGctgcgtcttgaagcacttgggGTAGGGGAACAGGAACGCGCAGCAGCCGCACTCCTCGTAGAGCTTGTCGTCCAGCTTGCACTCGCGGTGTATGCAGAATTTTATGTACAGCTTCCCCTCCTCCATCGCCACCGTCTTGTTCCCGGACACCACCGGCGCCGGCGCCCTCGTCCTCCCAGCTGCCTCTGGACGACCTGACACAAACGACAACACCACGTCGTCAGTTCGTCACGATGATCGATGGTGGTGGTATTCAGTTTGATGGTGATGCAATAAGAACGAAGAAGAGAAGATGCAGGCTCGCTTACATTGCCCGGTCGCCACCAGGAGTCCGACGAGCACGACGGCGGCCATCATCGCGTGCGCCGGCGTCTTCATCTTGGAAGGTTGTTCACCTCTCTGCTGGATTGACTCAGCTACTGTGCAGCAGGTCTTGATTTATAGTGACGATGGAGCGTGCGTATATGCAGAGTAATTGATTCGGGTGTCGCGGAATTACAGCAGTCCATACTTGCGATCCGTGGATGCAGCAGCGTTTGAATGCGCAAGGAATTACAACACTCCATACGTGCGTTCCGTGGATGCAGCAGAGTTTGAATCCGCGCGCGCAATCCGCGCCGGGCCATCGAATTTCACGTACGGCCCAAGGCTAAATGGACTGGGCATGTGGGCTGTGGCCTACCTCCGCTTCCGAAGCAAGGCGTAGGAGCGGTGCATATTGCCATGCCTTGGGATTTGTTTTGTTTTTTCAGTAGACTCATCTTTTTTTTCCCAGTAGAATCATCTTCTTTTGCTAAAAAAACGTAGACTCATCTTCTCGTTTTTTTTTCGTGTAAGCATCACTATGGTTTAGTAAAGGTTATTAGGTTTTCTAAAAGAAATGTTCTTTTTGCCGGAGAAAATGTTGGTACTAGCATATATATACGGAAGGTGAGGTCAACAATAGATCAGGTCAAATATCACACCAATACATAGAGATAGATCACCACTCATcacagtgggaggagacgttcctgCGACTATGAAGGCATCTGTGACGAATTTGTCAACCTCAAAATGATATGCCGgttcagtctctcgaaggtgcttaTAGAGAAAGAGTGTGTACGCGTGCGTTCATAGAGGtgagtatatgtatgtatgtataaaGGTCCACGTATGCATTGTGTTCAAAGAAACGCCACGCAGACCAAGAGATTGAgtgcgaaccaacctgtggttggatggttagagggactgtggtatccctagcccaccagggttcaagtcctggtgctcgcattattcctggattaatttcaggatttccggcgatgcgctttcagtgggaggagacgttcccgtcgacgacgaggtgcctacggtgacttcataaatttcaagatgacATGCCGGttcagtctctcggaggtgctcataggggtagggtgtgcgtgtgtgcgtgtgtgcgttcataggggtgagtgtatgcgcgtatgtatgagcgcttgcgtctgtactgatGTTCAAAAAAAACCAAGAGATTGAGTAGAACCTTTCAAATGATGAATGTGAGAAGAATTGGGAAGCGTAGAACCCTTCGTCTGGGCCGCATTGTATTATATGGAGAGCATGCCGTGGCTTACAAGGAAGAGATCGATCGAGAGAAAGAGGAGATCGATCCTGGTTCGGTTACGGGAGGTTTAACAGAAGAAGAGATAAGATTACAAAGTTTAAACTACTCTCCTATCTCTATACAATGTATTCTAACATTCCCCCTCATTCTGAACCGAGTGATCTTTACCAAGGTTAAGATTGTTCTTGAATTCATTCAATCTTCCTATAGTAAGAGGTTTTGTGAAGCCATTAGCAAGTTGATCACCAGTTGGTATAAACCGAATATCAAGTAGCTTGCGAGCTACTCTTTCTCTAACAAAGTGAAAATCAACTTCAATATGTTTAGTTCGTGCATGGAAAACAGGATTAGCTGAGAGATAGGTTGCACCAATATTATCACACCATAACCTCACAGCTTGTGGAGCCTTGATCCCAAGCTCATATAACAGAGTCtatatcactagtagaaaacagggctttggttcggccagaaaagagcataaatcccggttgcattacgaaccgggactaatgtgagcattagtcccggttcgagcggctagggcaccgtacatgcattagtcccggttcaaatgggacctttattcccggttggtgccacaaaccgggactaaagggtgcgatgcccattagtaccggttcgtggcaccaaccggtactaaaggttagacctttagtcccggttcgagccaccaaccggtactaatggggtttgaggcattagtaccggttcatggcacgaaccggtactaaaggtctcattttcaaactctaccgcCCACCCcctggatcgccttttcagttttgtaaaaagcaaaagaaaatgataaaaacttcaaaaattaaaatccttccagatgtagttatgttactacatgtactagttaggaaaatttaaaaacttaaatttggacatgttttgcaaaaagtgtagggaaaatgtaaaacggctataacttttgcatacaatgtcagaaaaacgtataatatatcaaaatgttcagcacgaaaatccgcatccgattttgactgcctatggcctgtttgcaaattattagaatcctcaaattctaaaaggaaaaaaagttatgctcaaatttcagttttttttgaatttttgttaaatctggtcaaactatggtcaaactacttatttaagaagtattagtgttattaaataa
The Aegilops tauschii subsp. strangulata cultivar AL8/78 chromosome 3, Aet v6.0, whole genome shotgun sequence genome window above contains:
- the LOC109776769 gene encoding beta-1,2-xylosyltransferease XAX1, coding for MAIPPQHSRGSRAITTKPFAAVRERKSRLNYTVAAKNLGKLEPRQLALRLRQLAACLLVLVACAGAAKLLSTLLSPRVPWIEPGSRAASSWDRRANVDADVPQGHSTSPVLAKSGSDPSESSPELGEEKRHAFHLSFPMFSYSCMFRNPESGTSKCPGLRPGHLLPVVDPELRRKEGQYASSPESIPHLEMDGSYSKSPQSATVAEIEVPKPKGSISCDDKTKDEGFPYARPIVCKMSGDVRIAPGSSSVILTMPLYQSAEGRRVRPYARHDDSLPPLVREVAIKTVANGSDAPECSVRHGDIPAVVFSVGGYTGNFFHDMSDVLIPLYLTSFQFKGRVQFFVTDYKQWWVKKYKPILQRLSRYDIVDFDSNDDVHCFHHVILGLLRDRDLIIRRHRTRNPKGHSMVGFKRLLRRAYGLRRDRPLALGENPGKKPRMLIISRRGTRRLLNLHQVEAMATLVGFDVTVSEARDNGIKRFAETVNSCDVLVAVHGAGLTNQVFLPARAVVVQIVPWGGMEWMATNFYGEPARGMGLRYLEYRITGEENSLAGRYPRDHAVFRDPMAIHAQGWKALAEVVMTQDVSLDLDRFRPTLLRALDLLQD